One stretch of Candidatus Eisenbacteria bacterium DNA includes these proteins:
- the thiC gene encoding phosphomethylpyrimidine synthase ThiC, with protein MTQIEKAREGILTDEVLRVSDEEGQDASTLVKKVASGKVVILKNRMRDGMKPVGIGGGLKVKVNANIGTSSDASSLEEEQEKLRAALSAKADTIMDLSTGGDLGYIRRELLKKCPVPLGTVPIYEVAVEKVKNGSSIVKMSGDEILDTIERQAKEGVDFVTVHCGVNLQTMEKTRSARRVADVVSRGGAFLLEWMFFNKKENPLYERYDELLQIAREYELTLSLGDGLRPGAIADATDTAQVGELLVIAELVRRARSKGVQTMVEGPGHVPLDEIEANVRLEKELCDEAPFYVLGPLVTDVCPGYDHIVSAIGGALAAYHGADFLCYVTPAEHLKLPDADDVRDGVIASRIAAHAADVARRNPAAIEWDMEMSKARKNLDWEKEFTLSIDPEKARRLRGSRPPKNPELCTMCGQFCAMKQVEPVLGKKGELKSYGKAHAPKK; from the coding sequence ATGACTCAAATAGAAAAGGCAAGAGAGGGGATTCTTACAGACGAAGTGCTGAGGGTCTCGGATGAGGAAGGCCAGGACGCCTCCACGCTTGTCAAGAAGGTTGCATCCGGGAAGGTTGTGATTCTCAAGAACAGGATGCGGGATGGAATGAAACCGGTCGGAATCGGCGGCGGCCTCAAGGTGAAAGTCAATGCGAATATCGGGACCTCGTCCGACGCCTCTTCTCTTGAGGAAGAACAGGAGAAACTCCGTGCCGCACTCAGCGCAAAGGCAGACACGATAATGGATCTGAGCACTGGCGGGGACCTTGGATACATAAGAAGGGAGCTTCTGAAGAAATGTCCTGTCCCGCTGGGCACCGTTCCCATTTACGAAGTTGCCGTCGAGAAAGTGAAGAATGGAAGCTCGATAGTGAAGATGTCCGGAGATGAGATTCTAGACACTATCGAGAGACAGGCAAAAGAGGGAGTGGATTTTGTAACGGTTCACTGCGGAGTGAATCTTCAGACCATGGAGAAAACGCGTTCGGCCAGGAGGGTGGCTGACGTTGTGAGCAGGGGCGGCGCTTTTCTCCTGGAATGGATGTTCTTCAACAAGAAGGAAAATCCGCTCTACGAGAGATACGACGAATTACTCCAGATTGCCAGGGAGTATGAGCTGACACTGAGCCTCGGCGATGGTCTGAGGCCCGGGGCGATAGCAGACGCAACAGATACTGCGCAGGTAGGCGAGCTGCTCGTCATCGCGGAACTGGTAAGAAGGGCAAGGTCGAAGGGTGTTCAGACAATGGTCGAGGGGCCTGGCCATGTTCCGCTTGATGAGATAGAAGCCAACGTCCGCCTGGAAAAGGAACTTTGTGATGAGGCGCCTTTCTATGTGCTCGGGCCTCTTGTCACTGATGTGTGTCCCGGCTATGACCATATTGTCAGCGCTATCGGCGGCGCACTGGCCGCATATCACGGGGCAGACTTCCTCTGTTATGTAACCCCTGCAGAACACCTGAAGCTCCCGGATGCGGACGACGTCAGGGATGGAGTAATAGCGTCAAGAATAGCAGCCCATGCCGCAGACGTCGCCAGGAGGAATCCTGCGGCGATCGAGTGGGACATGGAGATGTCGAAGGCCAGGAAGAATCTTGACTGGGAAAAAGAGTTTACTCTTTCGATTGACCCGGAAAAGGCCCGAAGACTGCGCGGCTCAAGGCCGCCCAAGAATCCTGAACTCTGCACGATGTGCGGGCAGTTCTGCGCCATGAAGCAAGTGGAACCTGTCCTTGGGAAAAAGGGAGAGCTGAAATCTTACGGCAAGGCCCACGCACCCAAGAAATGA